A DNA window from Castanea sativa cultivar Marrone di Chiusa Pesio chromosome 7, ASM4071231v1 contains the following coding sequences:
- the LOC142643867 gene encoding L-type lectin-domain containing receptor kinase IX.1-like, with amino-acid sequence MDYESSYSLLFLYVFFCCFSCTFSVKFSHPNFLDDDNIATSGTATRAQVDSVWSIRLNDNQIGGDVFDTTGRAYYSQPIQLWDPITNVTTDFTTSFEFIMRARPNDSNSTSGGIAFFITSEDSVDSPGNSSAGWLGLFNETTNGNPSNQMVAVEFDSWQDTWDPNDNHVGINVNSIVSKVNETFEDPFTSGDIMVATVSYDSTSENLSVLLKYIDVPLIANQHLNLTHNVKLRNVLPEKVTVGFSASTGRAIPVQAIRSWNFSSTLDLVLTQNGAKGNSKMWFVGLIIGVVLLVAGTSSGSYCILRRKFKRKQIEEDDEDEDEEMGMMDPMDEDLMEGTGPKRFAYKDLVVATNNFSEEGKLGQGGFGGVYKGFLTEMNIEIAVKKISSSSNQGKKEYISEVMTISRLRHRNLVQLVGWSHKRESFVLAYEYMPNGSLDSHLFHKKTHLSWPVRHKIVHGLASGLLYLHEEWEQCVVHRDIKSSNVMLDSNFNTKLGDFGLARFVDHELGSQTTIVAGTMGYMAPECLISSKANKESDVFSFGVVALEIACGRRVVEPKAEELKISLVNWVWELYGKGKLLEAVDETLNGDYDIDKMTCLMTTGLWCAHTDHTLRPSIRQAIKVLNFEAPLPSLSSKMPVPMYYSYAPARITIANQVPITLTSEERSTTATHSIN; translated from the coding sequence ATGGATTATGAATCCTCATATTCCCTTCTCTTCCTTTATGTCTTCTTTTGTTGCTTCTCTTGCACCTTCTCTGTAAAATTTTCCCATCCTAACTTCTTGGATGACGACAACATTGCTACTTCTGGTACAGCCACTAGAGCACAAGTTGATTCAGTCTGGTCGATACGACTCAACGATAACCAGATCGGCGGTGATGTGTTTGATACCACAGGTCGAGCATACTATTCCCAACCCATTCAACTGTGGGATCCCATCACAAATGTAACAACAGATTTCACAACTTCTTTTGAGTTCATAATGAGAGCTCGTCCTAACGATTCAAACTCAACCTCTGGTGGCATTGCATTCTTTATCACTTCAGAAGATTCCGTTGATTCTCCTGGCAATTCCTCTGCAGGTTGGTTGGGTCTCTTCAATGAGACAACTAACGGCAATCCATCTAATCAGATGGTAGCGGTGGAGTTCGATTCGTGGCAAGATACATGGGATCCTAATGACAACCATGTCGGTATCAACGTGAACTCCATTGTCTCCAAGGTAAATGAAACTTTTGAAGATCCTTTCACCTCTGGGGACATTATGGTGGCAACGGTCTCTTATGATTCAACCTCCGAGAATCTCAGTGTATTGTTGAAATACATAGATGTTCCTCTGATAGCTAACCAGCACTTGAATCTTACTCATAATGTAAAGCTGAGAAATGTTCTACCAGAAAAAGTGACAGTGGGATTCTCAGCATCAACTGGAAGGGCAATCCCAGTTCAAGCAATCAGAAGTTGGAATTTCAGTTCAACTTTGGATCTAGTTTTGACTCAAAATGGAGCAAAAGGGAACTCTAAGATGTGGTTTGTAGGATTGATAATAGGAGTGGTGCTTTTGGTTGCAGGGACCAGTTCTGGCTCTTATTGCATTTTGCggagaaaatttaaaagaaagcaGATAGAAGAAGacgatgaagatgaagatgaagaaatggGGATGATGGACCCCATGGATGAAGATCTAATGGAAGGAACTGGACCAAAAAGGTTTGCCTACAAAGACTTAGTTGTGGCAACTAATAACTTTTCGGAGGAAGGGAAGCTTGGGCAAGGAGGTTTTGGAGGCGTCTACAAAGGTTTCTTGACAGAAATGAATATTGAAATTGCGGTGAAGAAGATATCTAGCAGCTCTAACCAAGGAAAAAAGGAGTATATTTCTGAGGTGATGACTATAAGCCGTTTGAGACACCGGAATTTAGTACAACTTGTTGGCTGGAGTCATAAAAGGGAGAGTTTTGTATTGGCTTATGAGTACATGCCTAATGGAAGCCTAGATTCGCATTTGTTTCACAAGAAAACTCATCTCTCATGGCCAGTGAGGCACAAAATTGTTCATGGGTTAGCCTCTGGATTGCTCTATCTCCACGAGGAATGGGAACAATGTGTGGTGCATAGAGATATCAAATCAAGCAATGTgatgttagattcaaatttcaaTACCAAACTTGGTGACTTTGGTCTAGCAAGGTTTGTGGACCATGAACTTGGCTCACAAACAACAATTGTAGCTGGGACCATGGGCTACATGGCTCCTGAATGTCTTATCTCAAGCAAGGCTAATAAGGAATCAGATGTATTTAGCTTTGGGGTGGTGGCATTAGAAATTGCTTGTGGGAGGAGAGTAGTGGAGCCAAAAGCAGAAGAATTAAAGATTAGTTTAGTCAATTGGGTGTGGGAACTATATGGAAAGGGAAAGCTTCTGGAAGCCGTGGATGAGACGCTAAACGGGGATTATGACATTGACAAGATGACATGTTTAATGACTACTGGGCTATGGTGTGCTCATACAGATCACACTTTAAGACCTTCTATAAGGCAAGCAATTAAGGTTCTTAATTTTGAAGCACCATTGCCTAGCCTTTCATCAAAAATGCCTGTGCCCATGTATTATTCATATGCCCCTGCAAGAATAACCATTGCCAACCAAGTCCCTATCACTTTGACAAGCGAGGAAAGGAGCACAACTGCTACACACTCAATAAATTAG